From Bacillota bacterium, one genomic window encodes:
- the secA gene encoding preprotein translocase subunit SecA: MLKILSNILDDNAKIIKKLRRSITSINEYEHSMEALSDAELAAKTGELRARMEQGATLDDLLAEAYAVVRETSRRVTGMRHFDVQLMGGIVLHQGRIAEMKTGEGKTLVATLPVYLNALMGKGVHVVTVNDYLARRDAEWMGQVYRFLGLEVGVVVHGLDWNARKKAYGADVTYGTNNEFGFDYLRDNMALGPDEVVQREHYFAIVDEVDSILIDEARTPLIISGPSGKPTDLYYVCARLVPRLEADKDYVTDEKAHTVTITESGVDKVEKFLKVDNLSDEKNIELMHHIRQALKAQALMKRDRDYVVKDGQVIIVDEFTGRLMFGRRYSEGLHQAIEAKEGVKIERESQTLATITFQNYFRMYEKLAGMTGTAATEEEEFRKIYGVDVVVIPTHKPMIRQDLSDAVFKTERGKFKVAVEEIADRHATGQPVLVGTISIEKSEVISDMLKRRGIPHNVLNAKHHEKEAEIVAQAGRLGMVTIATNMAGRGTDILLGGNPVFLAKEELRRSYPISVVTEATEYGKPSTPEVAEARKAFKEILARTTKACEAEREKVVALGGLHIAGTERHESRRIDNQLRGRCGRQGDPGSTQFFSSLEDDLLRLFGGDTISGLATKLGLEEDMPIEHSLVTRSLETAQKRVESRNFSVRKHVLEYDDVMNQQREIIYSQRRQVLSGNDTQSIINGMIEEVVSRTVATYCPDGVHAEDWDFDALANYATEVLFPEGIDPAELSGRRHEEIEDILLERAHSFYDQRERELGSQTMRELERLVVLRLVDERWMDHLDAMDQLREGIGLRAYGQRDPLVEYKFESYEMFQNMVASIQEDTVRYLFRVRVAEAPERRQTVENRQSEEGGGQTVRREQKVGRNDPCPCGSGKKYKKCCGRQVSTG; the protein is encoded by the coding sequence CTGCTTAAGATTTTAAGCAACATCTTGGACGATAACGCCAAGATAATCAAGAAGCTGAGACGTTCGATAACCTCAATCAACGAATACGAGCATTCGATGGAGGCTCTTTCAGACGCCGAACTTGCCGCAAAAACCGGAGAATTGCGCGCGCGAATGGAGCAGGGGGCGACGCTTGACGACCTGTTGGCGGAGGCTTACGCGGTGGTGCGTGAAACGTCCCGCCGGGTAACGGGGATGCGCCATTTCGACGTTCAGTTGATGGGTGGGATAGTGCTCCACCAGGGCCGGATAGCAGAGATGAAGACCGGTGAAGGCAAGACGCTCGTAGCCACCCTCCCGGTTTATCTCAACGCCCTTATGGGCAAGGGTGTCCATGTGGTCACCGTGAACGACTACCTGGCGCGCCGGGACGCGGAATGGATGGGGCAGGTTTACCGTTTCCTGGGTCTGGAGGTCGGCGTGGTGGTGCACGGTCTGGACTGGAACGCTCGGAAAAAGGCATACGGAGCGGACGTAACATACGGAACAAACAACGAGTTCGGTTTCGACTACCTCCGGGACAACATGGCGCTAGGCCCGGATGAGGTGGTGCAGCGTGAGCACTACTTTGCGATCGTCGACGAGGTCGACTCCATCCTTATCGACGAGGCGCGCACACCGCTTATTATTTCCGGCCCTTCGGGCAAGCCGACGGATCTTTACTACGTTTGCGCCCGGCTGGTGCCCCGTCTGGAAGCTGATAAGGATTACGTAACGGATGAAAAGGCGCATACGGTTACCATCACCGAATCCGGTGTAGACAAGGTGGAAAAGTTCCTCAAGGTGGATAACCTCTCCGATGAGAAGAATATCGAGCTGATGCACCATATCCGGCAGGCGCTTAAAGCACAGGCCTTAATGAAGCGGGACCGCGATTATGTGGTTAAGGACGGCCAGGTTATCATAGTCGATGAGTTTACCGGGCGGTTGATGTTCGGGCGCAGGTACAGCGAGGGGCTGCATCAGGCGATCGAGGCCAAGGAAGGGGTAAAGATAGAACGAGAATCGCAGACACTGGCCACCATCACCTTCCAGAACTATTTCCGAATGTACGAGAAGCTTGCCGGCATGACCGGTACCGCGGCGACTGAGGAGGAGGAGTTCCGGAAGATTTACGGTGTTGACGTTGTCGTCATTCCGACGCACAAACCGATGATCCGGCAGGACTTATCGGATGCTGTCTTTAAGACAGAGCGGGGGAAGTTTAAGGTGGCGGTGGAGGAGATCGCCGACCGGCACGCCACCGGGCAGCCGGTGCTGGTGGGGACGATTTCGATCGAAAAGTCCGAGGTCATAAGTGACATGTTGAAACGCCGCGGGATTCCGCATAATGTTCTTAACGCTAAACACCACGAAAAGGAAGCCGAAATCGTTGCCCAAGCCGGGCGTCTGGGCATGGTGACCATCGCCACCAACATGGCCGGTCGCGGTACGGATATTCTTCTGGGCGGCAATCCGGTTTTTTTGGCCAAAGAAGAGCTGCGGCGCTCCTACCCGATATCCGTGGTTACAGAGGCGACAGAGTACGGGAAACCCTCGACCCCGGAGGTGGCGGAAGCACGGAAGGCTTTTAAGGAAATTCTAGCTAGGACGACCAAAGCCTGCGAGGCCGAGCGGGAAAAGGTCGTGGCACTCGGTGGGCTTCATATTGCGGGAACGGAACGGCACGAAAGCCGTCGAATCGATAACCAGCTCCGGGGCCGCTGCGGCCGCCAGGGGGACCCGGGATCGACGCAGTTTTTCTCATCTTTAGAAGATGACCTTTTGCGGTTGTTCGGCGGCGATACGATTTCGGGACTGGCTACGAAGCTGGGGCTGGAAGAGGATATGCCGATCGAGCATTCGCTGGTCACGCGTTCATTGGAAACCGCCCAAAAGCGGGTGGAAAGCCGCAACTTCTCCGTACGCAAGCACGTCCTCGAATACGACGACGTGATGAACCAGCAGCGTGAGATTATTTACAGCCAGCGCCGGCAGGTTCTTTCCGGCAACGATACCCAGAGTATCATTAACGGCATGATTGAAGAGGTCGTTTCCCGTACGGTAGCAACCTACTGCCCGGATGGCGTGCATGCGGAAGATTGGGATTTTGACGCCCTGGCGAATTACGCGACCGAGGTGCTTTTCCCGGAGGGGATTGATCCCGCCGAACTCAGCGGCAGGCGCCACGAGGAGATAGAAGACATCCTCCTGGAACGGGCGCATTCCTTCTACGACCAGCGGGAAAGAGAACTCGGCTCGCAGACGATGCGGGAACTGGAGCGGCTGGTCGTTTTGCGGCTGGTGGATGAAAGGTGGATGGACCACCTCGACGCGATGGACCAGTTGCGGGAGGGAATCGGACTTCGGGCATACGGGCAGCGCGACCCGCTTGTAGAATATAAGTTTGAGAGCTACGAAATGTTTCAGAACATGGTCGCCTCGATTCAGGAGGACACTGTCCGCTACCTGTTCCGTGTGCGGGTT